The genome window GATCAACCGCCCGGCCGCGGCCTCCAGCGACGCCTTCGTCTCCTGCACATCATCTGGCTGCTCGTCTTCCGTGCCCAGGTAAGCAGCGATCACCGCCTCGTCGCGACTGACCTGCGCCGGCGTGCCCTCGGCGATCACCCGGCCGAAGTCCAATACGGTGATCCGATCGCAGATCTCCATCACCAGGCGGACATTGTGCTCCACCAGCAGCACCGTAAGCCCGTCGCTCAGCAGCGAGCGCACCAGGCGGCCGAGCAACTGCGCCTCCGTGCTGTTCATGCCCGCCGCCGGCTCGTCCAGCAGCAGCAGGCGCGGCCGCGAGCCGAGCGCCCGCGCGATCTCCAGCCGGCGCTGGTCGCCGTAGGAGAGGTTAGAGGCGCGCACCGCTGCCAGCGAAGCGACCTCCAGCCGCGCCAGCAGGGCCATCGCCTCGCCACGCAGGCGTCGCTCCTCGTCGGCCACGCGCGGACTGAACCACAGCCGCTCCAGCAATGTGTCGCTGCGGCGCGTGTGCTGGCCGACGGTCACGTTCTCCAGCGCCGTCATCGCGGGGAAAAGGCGGATGTTCTGATATGTCCGCCGAATGCCGAGCGCCGCGATGCGGTGCGAAGGCATCCGGTCGATGCGCTGGTCGCCGAAGCGGATCATTCCGCGGTCCGGCGGCAGCAAGC of Dehalococcoidia bacterium contains these proteins:
- a CDS encoding ABC transporter ATP-binding protein, with protein sequence MLLQLDGVGKAFGGVAAVDGVSFGVAPGQVHGLIGPNGAGKTTIINLISGLLPPDRGMIRFGDQRIDRMPSHRIAALGIRRTYQNIRLFPAMTALENVTVGQHTRRSDTLLERLWFSPRVADEERRLRGEAMALLARLEVASLAAVRASNLSYGDQRRLEIARALGSRPRLLLLDEPAAGMNSTEAQLLGRLVRSLLSDGLTVLLVEHNVRLVMEICDRITVLDFGRVIAEGTPAQVSRDEAVIAAYLGTEDEQPDDVQETKASLEAAAGRLIEPAPATGGARGPDADAEAG